AATCTTGATGTTAAGATTATTCTCAACAGTATCAATCTTGTTATCCAGGTCTTTAATATCAGATTTTAATTCATTTCTAACGTTGTCAATTTTGTTATCCAGGTCTTTAATGTCAGATTTTAATTCATTTCTAACGTTATCAATCTTGATGTTAAGATTATTCTCAACAGTATCAATCTTGTTATCCAGGTCTTTAATATCAGATTTTAATTCATTTCTAACGTTATCAATCTTGATGTTAAGATTATTCTCAACAGTATCAATCTTGTTATCCAGGTCTTTAATATCAGATTTTAATTCATTTCTAACGTTATCAATTTTGTTATCAAGGTCTTTAATATCAGATTTTAAGCTTGCTTCAACCTTTTCAAGCTTAAGGTTAAAAGTAGTCTCTAAATACTCAATATCTTTATAAGTAAGCTCATTGCGATAATATCTGTAAGACAAATCAGTAGCAATATCTCTATCAATACCAGCTTTAACAAGTTCAGCGATAACCATTTGTTGAGTAACTATCGGTTGAGGAAGTCCCATAAAATCTCCTTATAAGTATTATACATTGTTTTATTGCAAAAGGATATGAGAGAATAGTTGTTTTTGAGTTCTATTAGTTAATTTATAATTAATACCAAGTTGTTTG
This genomic stretch from Borrelia hermsii DAH harbors:
- the bdr gene encoding Bdr family repetitive protein, with protein sequence MGLPQPIVTQQMVIAELVKAGIDRDIATDLSYRYYRNELTYKDIEYLETTFNLKLEKVEASLKSDIKDLDNKIDNVRNELKSDIKDLDNKIDTVENNLNIKIDNVRNELKSDIKDLDNKIDTVENNLNIKIDNVRNELKSDIKDLDNKIDNVRNELKSDIKDLDNKIDTVENNLNIKIDNVKNELKSDIKDLDNKIDNVRNELKSDIKDLDNKIDVNKMELKSTLRLHNWMFGTIITISIGILLTLIFK